A DNA window from Gigantopelta aegis isolate Gae_Host chromosome 4, Gae_host_genome, whole genome shotgun sequence contains the following coding sequences:
- the LOC121370191 gene encoding uncharacterized protein LOC121370191 yields MNQGTHFPSQMGDVTCIDVTCIDVTCIDVTCIDVVGKDLPMLVLMRGTDLGVAQSGSVVDSMRGTDLGVAQSGSVVDSMRGTDLGVAQSGSVVDSMRGTDLGVAQSGSVVDSMRGTDLGVAQSGSVVDSMRGTDLGVAQSGSVVDSMRGTDLGVAQSGSVVDSMRGTDLGVAQSGSVVDSMRGTDLGVAQSGSVVDSMRGTILGVAQSGSVVDSMRGTDLGVAQSGSVVDSMRGTDLGVAQSGSVVDSMRGTDLGVAQSGSVVDSMRGTDLGVAQSGSVVDSMRGTDLGVAQSGSVVDSMRGTDLGVAQSGSVVDSMRGTDLGVAQSGSVVDSMRGTDLGVAQSGSVVDSMRGTDLGVAQSGSVVDSMRGTDLGVAQSGSVVDSMTRRVRAATQAWAGYTQY; encoded by the coding sequence ATGAATCAAGGTACACATTTTCCCAGTCAGATGGGCGATGTCACGTGTATCGATGTCACGTGTATCGATGTCACGTGTATCGATGTCACGTGTATCGATGTCGTGGGGAAAGATTTGCCGATGCTTGTGTTGATGAGAGGGACAGATTTGGGGGTGGCTCAGTCAGGGTCTGTGGTGGATTCCATGAGAGGGACAGATTTGGGGGTGGCTCAGTCAGGGTCTGTGGTGGATTCCATGAGAGGGACAGATTTGGGGGTGGCTCAGTCAGGGTCTGTGGTGGATTCCATGAGAGGGACAGATTTGGGGGTGGCTCAGTCAGGGTCTGTGGTGGATTCCATGAGAGGGACAGATTTGGGGGTGGCTCAGTCAGGGTCTGTGGTGGATTCCATGAGAGGGACAGATTTGGGGGTGGCTCAGTCAGGGTCTGTGGTGGATTCCATGAGAGGGACAGATTTGGGGGTGGCTCAGTCAGGGTCTGTGGTGGATTCCATGAGAGGGACAGATTTGGGGGTGGCTCAGTCAGGGTCTGTGGTGGATTCCATGAGAGGGACAGATTTGGGGGTGGCTCAGTCAGGGTCTGTGGTGGATTCCATGAGAGGGACAATTTTGGGGGTGGCTCAGTCAGGGTCTGTGGTGGATTCCATGAGAGGGACAGATTTGGGGGTGGCTCAGTCAGGGTCTGTGGTGGATTCCATGAGAGGGACAGATTTGGGGGTGGCTCAGTCAGGGTCTGTGGTGGATTCCATGAGAGGGACAGATTTGGGGGTGGCTCAGTCAGGGTCTGTGGTGGATTCCATGAGAGGGACAGATTTGGGGGTGGCTCAGTCAGGGTCTGTGGTGGATTCCATGAGAGGGACAGATTTGGGGGTGGCTCAGTCAGGGTCTGTGGTGGATTCCATGAGAGGGACAGATTTGGGGGTGGCTCAGTCAGGGTCTGTGGTGGATTCCATGAGAGGGACAGATTTGGGGGTGGCTCAGTCAGGGTCTGTGGTGGATTCCATGAGAGGGACAGATTTGGGGGTGGCTCAGTCAGGGTCTGTGGTGGATTCCATGAGAGGGACAGATTTGGGGGTGGCTCAGTCAGGGTCTGTGGTGGATTCCATGAGAGGGACAGATTTGGGGGTGGCTCAGTCAGGGTCTGTGGTGGATTCCATGACCAGGAGGGTCAGGGCAGCTACACAGGCATGGGCTGGTTACACACAGTACTAG